The Centroberyx gerrardi isolate f3 chromosome 24, fCenGer3.hap1.cur.20231027, whole genome shotgun sequence genome includes a region encoding these proteins:
- the LOC139917549 gene encoding amphoterin-induced protein 2-like yields MRPVVSQVLSEADDGGGRRPPAAAAAAALLLSLCLGFPPSVAACPPACLCASDIISCSGRNLSTLPFDLPGYATRLDLSHSALAALPADWIARPFDRLATLVLSRNAIARIEPDAFALAPHLLHLDLSSNRLAVLNASVFRGLEELEVLLLFGNRIVRIEPGAFGGLRSLQRLYLSGNRLAAFPLELYQGSAGPRNLTFLDLSSNRLQQAPVQSLLSLSARQQAGIYLQGNPLVCDCALLALLEFWVWKQYRPLVDFRGDYPCRLGGDGAGARPSCAGKQQGAANNFLEAGMHRVEPGDWLRVPCPGLAPPTQGEPVAFWVTPRAVLRSPADDPSGRLLVLPNGTLEIRGALLEDSGTYACAAARGRPFDPGESPEVTVLVGNSSVAPAAGLAHGGGAEHFNTAFTTLASCVISIILVLLYLYLTPCRCREGRAGGGARGCGGRAILLCSDPREVDSGERRSNGKRVAFLEPKAEDSDTCGPKTPAMNSAHANTEGILKNGSRTVGQTLTDPAHVA; encoded by the coding sequence ATGCGTCCCGTTGTGTCGCAGGTTTTGAGCGAGGCCGATGACGGAGGCGGCCGCCGGCCCCCTgccgcggcggcggcggcggcgctgcTGCTCTCCCTGTGCCTCGGCTTCCCTCCCTCCGTGGCCGCTTGCCCGCCCGCCTGCCTTTGTGCCAGTGATATCATTTCCTGCAGTGGCCGCAATCTGTCCACGTTGCCCTTTGACCTCCCGGGCTACGCCACGCGACTGGACCTGAGCCACAGCGCTCTCGCCGCCCTGCCGGCCGACTGGATCGCCCGTCCGTTCGACCGGCTGGCCACGCTGGTCCTCAGCCGGAACGCCATCGCCCGGATCGAGCCGGACGCCTTCGCCCTCGCGCCGCACCTCCTCCACCTGGACCTGTCCTCCAACAGGCTGGCGGTCCTGAACGCCTCCGTCTTCCGTgggctggaggagctggaggtgctgctgctgtttggcaACCGGATCGTCCGGATCGAGCCGGGGGCCTTCGGGGGTCTCCGCAGCCTGCAGAGGCTCTACCTCTCTGGGAACAGACTGGCAGCTTTCCCCCTGGAGCTCTACCAGGGTTCTGCGGGACCTCGGAACCTGACCTTCCTGGATCTGTCGTCCAACAGGCTCCAGCAGGCGCCGGTGCAGAGCCTGCTGTCTCTGTCCGCCCGGCAACAAGCTGGGATTTATTTGCAGGGGAATCCTTTGGTGTGCGACTGCGCTCTGCTCGCCCTGCTGGAGTTCTGGGTGTGGAAGCAGTATCGCCCCCTGGTGGACTTCAGGGGCGATTACCCGTGCAGGCTGGGCGGAGACGGTGCGGGGGCGAGGCCGAGCTGCGCGGGGAAGCAGCAGGGAGCGGCGAATAACTTCCTTGAGGCGGGAATGCACCGAGTGGAGCCGGGTGATTGGCTCAGAGTGCCGTGTCCAGGGTTGGCTCCTCCCACCCAGGGGGAGCCGGTGGCGTTCTGGGTTACGCCCCGGGCGGTGCTGCGTTCCCCGGCCGATGATCCGAGCGGCCGCCTCCTGGTCCTCCCCAACGGCACCCTGGAAATCAGAGGGGCGCTCCTGGAGGATTCTGGGACGTACGCGTGTGCGGCGGCCCGCGGGCGCCCCTTCGACCCCGGCGAGTCTCCGGAGGTGACCGTGTTGGTCGGGAACTCGAGCGTCGCCCCCGCCGCCGGCTTGGCGCACGGCGGCGGCGCGGAGCATTTCAACACGGCGTTCACCACGCTGGCGTCCTGCGTGATCAGCATCATCCTGGTGCTGCTGTACCTCTACCTCACGCCCTGCCGCTGCCGCGAGGGCCGGGCCGGCGGCGGGGCGAGGGGCTGCGGCGGGCGGGCCATCCTCCTCTGCTCCGACCCCAGGGAGGTCGATTCGGGAGAGAGGCGCTCGAACGGGAAGAGGGTTGCGTTTCTGGAGCCGAAGGCGGAGGATTCTGACACATGCGGCCCGAAAACACCGGCGATGAACTCGGCTCACGCGAACACAGAGGGGATTCTCAAGAACGGAAGTAGGACAGTGGGACAGACGCTCACAGACCCCGCTCACGTGGCGTAG